Proteins from a genomic interval of Brucella intermedia LMG 3301:
- a CDS encoding N-acetylmuramidase family protein, producing the protein MFDSQTIADLTMMANEAKIEPAALLAIAEVESGGRALHNINGGKEPAIRFEGHYFDRRLSGRLREYARSNGLSAPIAGRIRNPKSQGERWLLLERAMGLNKKAALESTSWGLGQVMGAHWEWLGYMTVDDLVAEARGSVAGQARLMLRFIEKAELLEVLKARNWREFARRYNGPAFARNEYDKRMAEAYQRWQKQLDTLKRAA; encoded by the coding sequence ATGTTCGACAGCCAGACGATTGCAGACCTGACAATGATGGCGAACGAGGCGAAAATCGAACCGGCGGCCTTGCTGGCGATCGCGGAAGTGGAAAGCGGCGGTCGTGCGCTTCACAACATCAATGGCGGCAAGGAACCCGCCATCCGGTTCGAGGGACATTATTTCGACCGCAGGCTTTCCGGACGCTTGCGCGAATACGCAAGGAGCAACGGCCTGTCGGCGCCCATTGCAGGCCGGATACGCAATCCCAAATCGCAGGGCGAACGCTGGCTTCTGCTTGAACGGGCGATGGGCCTGAACAAGAAGGCAGCGCTTGAATCCACCTCCTGGGGGCTGGGACAGGTCATGGGCGCACATTGGGAATGGCTTGGCTACATGACCGTTGACGACCTTGTGGCAGAGGCACGCGGGTCGGTTGCCGGGCAAGCGCGGCTGATGCTGCGCTTTATCGAAAAGGCGGAGCTTCTTGAAGTGTTGAAGGCCCGCAACTGGCGCGAATTCGCCCGACGCTATAATGGCCCTGCCTTTGCCCGCAACGAATATGATAAGCGGATGGCCGAAGCCTATCAGCGCTGGCAAAAGCAGCTCGACACGCTTAAAAGAGCCGCATGA
- a CDS encoding DUF882 domain-containing protein, whose amino-acid sequence MNSISTIKARFAKVWTGIKATMKVSVSAPSALAVAAVVLALSPSQASAETRSLKLYYVHTGEKAEIVFKRNGRFDAQGLKKLNVFLRDWRRNEPTKMDPRLFDLIWQVYRSTGSSQYITVVSAYRSPATNAMLRSRSANTGVAKKSQHMLGRAMDFYIPGVPLAKLRGIGMRYQIGGVGYYPRSGSPFVHMDVGNVRSWPRMSRRELLALFPDGKTAHLPADGKPLPGYEQALAMIERRKAGGGEVMVASNTSPRRSKSLFGALFGGGADEEEESGGEVSAPPASARPARAVPARQAPAVPEEPVQQPRETMIAALPAREAPVPMQAPRPEAGLDAQAQAAAEVPVAALNVPIPARKPAMAPQDAVALAAAEPAADAAAAARAAVDANTVQVADAGTPSPLMNGFVPVPSARPQLETDNMQLAAAVIPSARPMRPGEKPAASGQDAIAALVNSEQNEPTQVADTGNVAVPQPGETAAFPLPKEAPRANTQLALLSKKDEIGELIAPPSDDYYDSKPVVDAAPKQAPAAVQTASVARTASAKATATASAAVQKKVAAIGKAAETGVRATAKGGRYIAKAQSTPRVVVQPAVMPTSEVALSAESVSSAVPVTNPVLRNDALRSAPAMVYTAGFQRGNLPTERANQFSGNAVTFLTVAKFTETN is encoded by the coding sequence ATGAACAGCATATCGACCATTAAAGCGCGCTTTGCGAAGGTTTGGACCGGAATAAAGGCCACGATGAAGGTATCTGTGTCCGCTCCGTCTGCCCTTGCCGTCGCTGCGGTTGTCCTGGCGCTGTCTCCTTCGCAGGCATCGGCTGAAACCCGCTCTCTCAAGCTTTATTACGTTCATACCGGTGAAAAGGCCGAAATCGTCTTCAAGAGAAATGGTCGCTTCGATGCGCAGGGCTTGAAGAAGCTGAATGTTTTCCTGCGGGACTGGCGCCGTAACGAGCCGACCAAGATGGACCCGCGCCTGTTCGACCTGATCTGGCAGGTTTATCGCTCCACCGGTTCGAGCCAGTATATCACCGTCGTCTCCGCTTATCGTTCGCCGGCAACCAACGCCATGCTGCGTTCGCGTTCCGCCAACACCGGCGTTGCCAAGAAGAGCCAGCACATGCTTGGCCGCGCGATGGACTTCTACATTCCCGGCGTTCCCCTGGCCAAGCTGCGCGGCATCGGCATGCGCTACCAGATCGGCGGCGTCGGCTATTATCCGCGCTCCGGTTCGCCTTTCGTCCATATGGATGTCGGCAATGTCCGCTCCTGGCCGCGCATGAGCCGCCGCGAACTGCTCGCGCTGTTCCCGGATGGCAAAACCGCTCACCTTCCCGCCGATGGCAAGCCATTGCCGGGTTATGAGCAGGCACTGGCCATGATCGAAAGGCGCAAGGCTGGTGGCGGCGAGGTCATGGTGGCCAGCAATACATCCCCACGCCGCAGCAAGAGCCTGTTCGGTGCGCTGTTTGGTGGTGGTGCCGACGAAGAAGAAGAAAGCGGCGGTGAGGTGAGTGCTCCACCGGCATCCGCACGTCCTGCCCGCGCAGTGCCTGCGCGTCAGGCTCCGGCGGTTCCGGAAGAGCCGGTCCAGCAGCCGCGTGAAACGATGATTGCCGCCTTGCCCGCCCGTGAGGCTCCGGTGCCGATGCAGGCGCCGCGTCCCGAAGCCGGGCTCGATGCCCAGGCGCAGGCCGCAGCCGAAGTTCCGGTGGCCGCGCTCAATGTTCCGATACCGGCTCGCAAGCCGGCGATGGCGCCGCAAGATGCCGTGGCGCTTGCCGCAGCCGAACCGGCCGCCGATGCTGCTGCCGCGGCCCGCGCCGCCGTGGATGCGAACACGGTTCAGGTTGCCGATGCCGGGACGCCTTCACCGCTGATGAACGGTTTTGTGCCGGTGCCGTCGGCCCGTCCGCAGCTTGAGACGGATAATATGCAGCTTGCCGCCGCGGTGATCCCGTCAGCACGTCCGATGCGCCCGGGCGAAAAACCTGCCGCAAGCGGCCAGGATGCGATTGCCGCGCTGGTCAACAGCGAGCAGAACGAACCGACACAAGTCGCCGATACTGGCAATGTGGCAGTGCCGCAGCCGGGCGAAACGGCAGCTTTCCCGCTGCCGAAGGAAGCGCCGCGCGCCAATACGCAGCTTGCCCTGCTTTCCAAGAAGGATGAGATCGGTGAGCTGATCGCACCGCCTTCCGACGATTATTATGACAGCAAGCCGGTTGTAGACGCCGCACCGAAGCAGGCGCCGGCAGCTGTGCAGACGGCTTCTGTGGCCCGGACCGCGTCAGCCAAGGCGACTGCTACGGCTTCCGCCGCTGTCCAGAAGAAGGTCGCAGCGATTGGCAAGGCAGCCGAGACGGGCGTTCGCGCCACAGCAAAGGGCGGACGCTATATCGCCAAGGCCCAATCCACGCCGCGTGTGGTGGTTCAGCCTGCCGTAATGCCGACTTCGGAAGTTGCCCTCTCGGCGGAATCCGTTTCCAGCGCCGTGCCCGTGACAAACCCGGTCCTCCGCAACGATGCGCTGCGGTCCGCACCGGCCATGGTCTACACGGCAGGTTTCCAGCGCGGCAATCTGCCGACCGAACGCGCCAATCAGTTCAGCGGCAACGCCGTTACCTTCCTGACGGTGGCCAAGTTCACGGAAACCAACTGA
- a CDS encoding rhodanese-related sulfurtransferase codes for MSNLPFTVAALYCFAPLPQYESLREPLAQLCCSNGIKGTLLLAAEGINGTVAGTAQAIEKLVQHITAIPGLAEPELKYSHASEMPFHRMKVRLKREIVTMGVEGIDPLKSVGTYVAPQDWNALIADEDTVVVDTRNDYEYAIGTFEGAIDPQTKTFREFPEWVEQNRDKFEGKKIAMFCTGGIRCEKATAFVKGLGFEDVFHLKGGILKYLEEVPREESMWNGECFVFDERVAVGHGLAESDVELCRACRRPISPEDKLSQYFEEGVSCASCYDERTPEDRARYAERQKQVKLAEKRGAHKHIGS; via the coding sequence ATGAGCAATTTGCCTTTCACCGTTGCCGCCCTTTATTGCTTTGCGCCGCTGCCGCAATATGAGAGCCTGCGCGAGCCGCTGGCTCAGCTTTGCTGCTCGAATGGCATCAAGGGAACGCTGCTTCTGGCGGCGGAAGGCATCAACGGGACAGTTGCGGGCACAGCCCAGGCGATTGAAAAGCTCGTGCAGCACATCACGGCCATTCCCGGCCTGGCAGAGCCCGAACTCAAATATTCCCATGCCAGCGAAATGCCGTTCCATCGCATGAAGGTGCGCTTGAAGCGCGAGATCGTCACCATGGGCGTCGAGGGCATCGACCCGCTGAAAAGCGTGGGCACCTACGTCGCGCCGCAGGACTGGAACGCCCTCATCGCGGATGAAGACACTGTCGTGGTCGATACGCGAAACGACTACGAATATGCCATAGGCACATTTGAAGGAGCGATCGATCCGCAGACCAAGACTTTTCGCGAGTTTCCCGAATGGGTCGAGCAGAACCGCGACAAGTTCGAAGGCAAGAAGATCGCCATGTTCTGCACCGGCGGCATTCGCTGCGAAAAGGCGACAGCCTTCGTCAAGGGGCTGGGCTTCGAGGATGTCTTCCATCTCAAGGGCGGTATCCTGAAATATCTTGAAGAAGTCCCGCGTGAAGAAAGCATGTGGAACGGCGAATGCTTCGTGTTCGATGAGCGCGTGGCCGTTGGCCACGGCCTTGCCGAAAGCGACGTCGAACTCTGCCGCGCCTGCCGCCGCCCGATTTCGCCGGAAGACAAGCTTTCGCAGTATTTCGAGGAAGGCGTTTCCTGCGCCAGTTGTTATGACGAACGCACGCCGGAAGATCGCGCCCGTTATGCGGAGCGCCAGAAGCAGGTAAAGCTTGCCGAGAAGCGCGGGGCGCATAAACACATCGGTAGCTGA
- a CDS encoding 2-dehydro-3-deoxy-phosphogluconate aldolase, producing the protein MSQKTDLLVPIMTGQPVIPVLLIDRVEHAVPLARALAKGGLPAIEITLRTAAALDAIRAVATDVPEAIVGAGTILNAKQYEDAAKAGSRFIVSPGATKYIVAAANDSDVPLLPAAITPSEMLALREEGYTHLKFFPAEQAGGASFLKALSSPLAGTVFCPTGGISLANAKNYLSLPNVVCVGGSWVAPKELVEAGDWDAITRLASEAAGLKG; encoded by the coding sequence ATGTCCCAGAAAACCGACCTTCTCGTTCCCATCATGACAGGCCAGCCGGTCATTCCGGTTTTGTTGATCGACAGGGTAGAACATGCTGTTCCGCTGGCACGGGCGCTTGCCAAGGGTGGATTGCCCGCTATCGAGATCACCTTGCGCACGGCTGCGGCGCTTGACGCCATCCGTGCGGTGGCGACGGACGTGCCGGAAGCAATCGTCGGCGCTGGCACTATCCTCAACGCCAAGCAATATGAGGATGCGGCGAAGGCGGGTTCGCGCTTCATCGTCAGCCCCGGCGCGACCAAATATATCGTTGCAGCCGCCAATGACAGCGACGTGCCGCTGCTGCCCGCAGCCATCACGCCGAGCGAGATGCTGGCGCTGCGCGAGGAAGGCTACACCCATCTGAAATTCTTCCCGGCTGAACAGGCTGGCGGCGCATCGTTCCTGAAGGCGTTGTCCTCGCCCCTCGCCGGAACCGTCTTCTGCCCGACAGGCGGCATCAGCCTTGCCAATGCAAAAAATTACCTGTCACTGCCGAACGTTGTCTGCGTCGGCGGCTCGTGGGTTGCACCGAAGGAACTCGTCGAGGCAGGTGACTGGGATGCGATTACCCGGCTTGCGAGCGAAGCGGCTGGCCTGAAAGGCTGA